In Canis lupus familiaris isolate Mischka breed German Shepherd chromosome 9, alternate assembly UU_Cfam_GSD_1.0, whole genome shotgun sequence, a single window of DNA contains:
- the KAT2A gene encoding histone acetyltransferase KAT2A isoform X2: MAQASLACLGPRGRTEKSGSQKRRERSWKTTTPIMLRRSDACAPSAGCPCGPRARSAAPRSAAGEAMAEPSQASTPAPATQPRPLQSPAPAPPPTPAPSPASAPTPAPTPAPAPAPVAAPAGSTGTGGPGVGSGGTGSGGDPARPGLSQQQRASQRKAQVRGLPRAKKLEKLGVFSACKANETCKCNGWKNPKPPTAPRMDLQQPAANLSELCRSCEHPLADHVSHLENVSEDEINRLLGMVVDVENLFMSVHKEEDTDTKQVYFYLFKLLRKCILQMTRPVVEGSLGSPPFEKPNIEQGVLNFVQYKFSHLAPRERQTMFELSKMFLLCLNYWKLETPAQFRQRSQAEDVATYKVNYTRWLCYCHVPQSCDSLPRYETTHIFGRSLLRSIFTVTRRQLLEKFRVEKDKLVPEKRTLILTHFPKFLSMLEEEIYGANSPIWESGFTMPPSEGTQLVPRPATVSAAVVPSTPIFSPTMGGGSNSSLSLDSGGADPMPGEKRKLPENLTLEDAKRLRVMGDIPMELVNEVMLTITDPAAMLGPETSLLSANAARDETARLEERRGIIEFHVIGNSLTPKANRRVLLWLVGLQNVFSHQLPRMPKEYIARLVFDPKHKTLALIKDGRVIGGICFRMFPTQGFTEIVFCAVTSNEQVKGYGTHLMNHLKEYHIKHNILYFLTYADEYAIGYFKKQGFSKDIKVPKSRYLGYIKDYEGATLMECELNPRIPYTELSHIIKKQKEIIKKLIERKQAQIRKVYPGLSCFKEGVRQIPVESVPGIRETGWKPLGKEKGKELKDPDQLYTTLKNLLAQIKSHPSAWPFMEPVKKSEAPDYYEVIRFPIDLKTMTERLRSRYYVTRKLFVADLQRVIANCREYNPPDSEYCRCASALEKFFYFKLKEGGLIDK, encoded by the exons ATGGCTCAGGCTTCACTTGCTTGTCTGGGGCCAAGAGGCAGGACAGAAAAGTCTGGAAGCCAGAAACGGAGGGAGCGGTCGTGGAAGACTACAACTCCCATCATGCTCCGGCGCAGCGACGCCTGCGCACCGAGCGCCGGTTGCCCATGCGGCCCTAGGGCTAGGAGCGCCGCGCCGCGCTCCGCTGCGGGGGAGGCCATGGCGGAACCTTCCCAGGCCTCGACCCCGGCTCCGGCCACGCAGCCCCGTCCCCTTCAgtctccagcccctgccccacctccgactcctgcccccagcccggCTTCAGCCCCGACTCCGGCTCCCACTCCGGCACCAGCCCCCGCGCCAGTTGCAGCCCCAGCCGGCAGCACAGGGACTGGGGGTCCCGGGGTAGGAAGTGGGGGGACCGGGAGCGGAGGGGATCCGGCTCGACCTGGCCTGAGCCAGCAGCAGCGCGCCAGCCAGAGGAAGGCGCAAGTCCGGGGGCTGCCGCGCGCCAAGAAGCTTGAGAAGCTAGGGGTCTTCTCGGCTTgcaag GCCAATGAAACCTGCAAGTGTAATGGCTGGAAAAACCCCAAGCCCCCCACTGCACCCCGCATGGACCTGCAGCAGCCAGCTGCCAACCTGAGCGAGCTGTGCCGCAGCTGTGAGCACCCCTTGG CTGACCACGTGTCCCACCTGGAGAATGTGTCAGAAGATGAGATTAACCGGCTGCTGGGTATGGTGGTAGACGTGGAGAACCTGTTCATGTCTGTTCACAAAGAGGAGGACACGGACACTAAGCAGGTCTATTTCTACCTCTTCAAG ctCCTGCGGAAATGCATCCTGCAGATGACCCGGCCAGTGGTGGAGGGCTCCCTGGGCAGTCCCCCATTTGAGAAGCCTAATATTGAGCAG GGTGTGCTGAACTTTGTGCAGTATAAGTTTAGTCACCTGGCTCCTCGGGAGCGGCAGACGATGTTTGAACTCTCAAAGATGTTCCTGCTCTGCCTTAACTACTGGAAGCTTGAGACTCCTGCCCAATTTCGGCAGCGGTCTCAGGCTGAGGATGTGGCTACTTACAAGGTCAATTATACCAG ATGGCTCTGCTACTGCCACGTACCCCAGAGCTGTGACAGCCTCCCCCGCTACGAGACCACTCACATCTTTGGACGAAGCCTTCTCCGCTCCATCTTCACTGTGACCCGGCGGCAGCTGCTAGAGAAGTTCCGGGTGGAGAAGGACAAGCTGGTGCCTGAGAAGAGGACCCTTATCCTCACCCACTTCCCAAA ATTCCTGTCCATGCTGGAGGAGGAGATATATGGGGCAAACTCTCCAATCTGGGAGTCCGGCTTCACCATGCCACCCTCAGAGGGGACCCAGCTGGTGCCCAGGCCGG CTACGGTCAGTGCAGCAGTTGTCCCCAGCACCCCCATCTTCAGTCCTACCATGGGTGGAGGCAGCAATAGCTCCTTGAGTCTGGACTCTGGAGGGGCTGACCCCATGCCAG GTGAGAAGAGGAAGCTTCCGGAGAACCTGACCCTGGAGGATGCCAAGCGGCTCCGTGTAATGGGCGACATCCCTATGGAGCTGGTCAACGAGGTCATGCTCACCATCACTGACCCTGCTGCCATGCTGGGGCCCGAG ACGAGCCTGCTGTCAGCCAACGCAGCCCGGGACGAGACAGCTCGTCTGGAGGAGCGCCGAGGCATCATTGAGTTCCACGTCATCGGCAACTCGCTGACGCCCAAGGCCAACCGGCGGGTGTTGCTCTGGCTTGTGGGGCTGCAGAATGTCTTCTCCCACCAGCTGCCACGTATGCCTAAGGAGTACATCGCCCGCCTCGTCTTTGACCC GAAGCACAAGACTCTGGCCTTAATCAAGGATGGGCGGGTCATCGGTGGGATCTGCTTCCGCATGTTTCCCACTCAGGGCTTCACCGAGATTGTCTTCTGCGCTGTCACCTCAAATGAGCAAGTGAAG gGCTACGGGACTCATCTGATGAACCACTTGAAGGAGTATCACATCAAACACAACATTCTCTACTTCCTCACCTATGCCGACGAGTACGCCATTGGCTACTTCAAAAAGCAG GGCTTCTCCAAGGACATCAAGGTGCCCAAGAGCCGCTACCTGGGTTACATTAAGGACTATGAGGGCGCAACATTGATGGAGTGTGAGCTGAATCCCCGGATTCCCTACACGGAGCTGTCCCATATCATCAAAAAGCAgaaggag ATCATCAAGAAGCTGATTGAGCGCAAACAGGCCCAGATCCGAAAGGTCTACCCCGGGCTCAGCTGCTTCAAGGAGGGTGTGAGGCAGATCCCTGTGGAGAGTGTCCCCGGCATTC GAGAGACAGGCTGGAAGCcactggggaaggagaaggg GAAGGAGCTGAAGGATCCAGACCAGCTCTACACAACCCTCAAAAACTTGCTGGCCCAGATCAAG TCACACCCCAGTGCCTggcccttcatggagcctgtgaAGAAGTCGGAGGCCCCTGACTACTATGAGGTCATCCGCTTCCCTATTG ACCTGAAGACCATGACAGAGCGACTACGCAGCCGCTACTATGTCACCCGCAAGCTCTTTGTGGCTGACCTGCAGCGTGTCATTGCCAACTGCCGCGAGTACAACCCCCCAGACAGCGAGTACTGCCGCTGCGCCAGCGCCCTGGAGAAATTCTTCTACTTCAAGCTCAAGGAGGGTGGGCTCATTGACAAGTAG
- the KAT2A gene encoding histone acetyltransferase KAT2A isoform X1: MAQASLACLGPRGRTEKSGSQKRRERSWKTTTPIMLRRSDACAPSAGCPCGPRARSAAPRSAAGEAMAEPSQASTPAPATQPRPLQSPAPAPPPTPAPSPASAPTPAPTPAPAPAPVAAPAGSTGTGGPGVGSGGTGSGGDPARPGLSQQQRASQRKAQVRGLPRAKKLEKLGVFSACKANETCKCNGWKNPKPPTAPRMDLQQPAANLSELCRSCEHPLADHVSHLENVSEDEINRLLGMVVDVENLFMSVHKEEDTDTKQVYFYLFKLLRKCILQMTRPVVEGSLGSPPFEKPNIEQGVLNFVQYKFSHLAPRERQTMFELSKMFLLCLNYWKLETPAQFRQRSQAEDVATYKVNYTRWLCYCHVPQSCDSLPRYETTHIFGRSLLRSIFTVTRRQLLEKFRVEKDKLVPEKRTLILTHFPKFLSMLEEEIYGANSPIWESGFTMPPSEGTQLVPRPATVSAAVVPSTPIFSPTMGGGSNSSLSLDSGGADPMPAGEKRKLPENLTLEDAKRLRVMGDIPMELVNEVMLTITDPAAMLGPETSLLSANAARDETARLEERRGIIEFHVIGNSLTPKANRRVLLWLVGLQNVFSHQLPRMPKEYIARLVFDPKHKTLALIKDGRVIGGICFRMFPTQGFTEIVFCAVTSNEQVKGYGTHLMNHLKEYHIKHNILYFLTYADEYAIGYFKKQGFSKDIKVPKSRYLGYIKDYEGATLMECELNPRIPYTELSHIIKKQKEIIKKLIERKQAQIRKVYPGLSCFKEGVRQIPVESVPGIRETGWKPLGKEKGKELKDPDQLYTTLKNLLAQIKSHPSAWPFMEPVKKSEAPDYYEVIRFPIDLKTMTERLRSRYYVTRKLFVADLQRVIANCREYNPPDSEYCRCASALEKFFYFKLKEGGLIDK; encoded by the exons ATGGCTCAGGCTTCACTTGCTTGTCTGGGGCCAAGAGGCAGGACAGAAAAGTCTGGAAGCCAGAAACGGAGGGAGCGGTCGTGGAAGACTACAACTCCCATCATGCTCCGGCGCAGCGACGCCTGCGCACCGAGCGCCGGTTGCCCATGCGGCCCTAGGGCTAGGAGCGCCGCGCCGCGCTCCGCTGCGGGGGAGGCCATGGCGGAACCTTCCCAGGCCTCGACCCCGGCTCCGGCCACGCAGCCCCGTCCCCTTCAgtctccagcccctgccccacctccgactcctgcccccagcccggCTTCAGCCCCGACTCCGGCTCCCACTCCGGCACCAGCCCCCGCGCCAGTTGCAGCCCCAGCCGGCAGCACAGGGACTGGGGGTCCCGGGGTAGGAAGTGGGGGGACCGGGAGCGGAGGGGATCCGGCTCGACCTGGCCTGAGCCAGCAGCAGCGCGCCAGCCAGAGGAAGGCGCAAGTCCGGGGGCTGCCGCGCGCCAAGAAGCTTGAGAAGCTAGGGGTCTTCTCGGCTTgcaag GCCAATGAAACCTGCAAGTGTAATGGCTGGAAAAACCCCAAGCCCCCCACTGCACCCCGCATGGACCTGCAGCAGCCAGCTGCCAACCTGAGCGAGCTGTGCCGCAGCTGTGAGCACCCCTTGG CTGACCACGTGTCCCACCTGGAGAATGTGTCAGAAGATGAGATTAACCGGCTGCTGGGTATGGTGGTAGACGTGGAGAACCTGTTCATGTCTGTTCACAAAGAGGAGGACACGGACACTAAGCAGGTCTATTTCTACCTCTTCAAG ctCCTGCGGAAATGCATCCTGCAGATGACCCGGCCAGTGGTGGAGGGCTCCCTGGGCAGTCCCCCATTTGAGAAGCCTAATATTGAGCAG GGTGTGCTGAACTTTGTGCAGTATAAGTTTAGTCACCTGGCTCCTCGGGAGCGGCAGACGATGTTTGAACTCTCAAAGATGTTCCTGCTCTGCCTTAACTACTGGAAGCTTGAGACTCCTGCCCAATTTCGGCAGCGGTCTCAGGCTGAGGATGTGGCTACTTACAAGGTCAATTATACCAG ATGGCTCTGCTACTGCCACGTACCCCAGAGCTGTGACAGCCTCCCCCGCTACGAGACCACTCACATCTTTGGACGAAGCCTTCTCCGCTCCATCTTCACTGTGACCCGGCGGCAGCTGCTAGAGAAGTTCCGGGTGGAGAAGGACAAGCTGGTGCCTGAGAAGAGGACCCTTATCCTCACCCACTTCCCAAA ATTCCTGTCCATGCTGGAGGAGGAGATATATGGGGCAAACTCTCCAATCTGGGAGTCCGGCTTCACCATGCCACCCTCAGAGGGGACCCAGCTGGTGCCCAGGCCGG CTACGGTCAGTGCAGCAGTTGTCCCCAGCACCCCCATCTTCAGTCCTACCATGGGTGGAGGCAGCAATAGCTCCTTGAGTCTGGACTCTGGAGGGGCTGACCCCATGCCAG CAGGTGAGAAGAGGAAGCTTCCGGAGAACCTGACCCTGGAGGATGCCAAGCGGCTCCGTGTAATGGGCGACATCCCTATGGAGCTGGTCAACGAGGTCATGCTCACCATCACTGACCCTGCTGCCATGCTGGGGCCCGAG ACGAGCCTGCTGTCAGCCAACGCAGCCCGGGACGAGACAGCTCGTCTGGAGGAGCGCCGAGGCATCATTGAGTTCCACGTCATCGGCAACTCGCTGACGCCCAAGGCCAACCGGCGGGTGTTGCTCTGGCTTGTGGGGCTGCAGAATGTCTTCTCCCACCAGCTGCCACGTATGCCTAAGGAGTACATCGCCCGCCTCGTCTTTGACCC GAAGCACAAGACTCTGGCCTTAATCAAGGATGGGCGGGTCATCGGTGGGATCTGCTTCCGCATGTTTCCCACTCAGGGCTTCACCGAGATTGTCTTCTGCGCTGTCACCTCAAATGAGCAAGTGAAG gGCTACGGGACTCATCTGATGAACCACTTGAAGGAGTATCACATCAAACACAACATTCTCTACTTCCTCACCTATGCCGACGAGTACGCCATTGGCTACTTCAAAAAGCAG GGCTTCTCCAAGGACATCAAGGTGCCCAAGAGCCGCTACCTGGGTTACATTAAGGACTATGAGGGCGCAACATTGATGGAGTGTGAGCTGAATCCCCGGATTCCCTACACGGAGCTGTCCCATATCATCAAAAAGCAgaaggag ATCATCAAGAAGCTGATTGAGCGCAAACAGGCCCAGATCCGAAAGGTCTACCCCGGGCTCAGCTGCTTCAAGGAGGGTGTGAGGCAGATCCCTGTGGAGAGTGTCCCCGGCATTC GAGAGACAGGCTGGAAGCcactggggaaggagaaggg GAAGGAGCTGAAGGATCCAGACCAGCTCTACACAACCCTCAAAAACTTGCTGGCCCAGATCAAG TCACACCCCAGTGCCTggcccttcatggagcctgtgaAGAAGTCGGAGGCCCCTGACTACTATGAGGTCATCCGCTTCCCTATTG ACCTGAAGACCATGACAGAGCGACTACGCAGCCGCTACTATGTCACCCGCAAGCTCTTTGTGGCTGACCTGCAGCGTGTCATTGCCAACTGCCGCGAGTACAACCCCCCAGACAGCGAGTACTGCCGCTGCGCCAGCGCCCTGGAGAAATTCTTCTACTTCAAGCTCAAGGAGGGTGGGCTCATTGACAAGTAG
- the RAB5C gene encoding ras-related protein Rab-5C, with product MAGRGGAARPNGPAAGNKICQFKLVLLGESAVGKSSLVLRFVKGQFHEYQESTIGAAFLTQTVCLDDTTVKFEIWDTAGQERYHSLAPMYYRGAQAAIVVYDITNTDTFARAKNWVKELQRQASPNIVIALAGNKADLASKRAVEFQEAQAYADDNSLLFMETSAKTAMNVNEIFMAIAKKLPKNEPQNAAGAPSRNRGVDLQENSPASRSQCCSN from the exons ATGGCGGGTCGGGGAGGTGCAGCGCGACCCAATGGACCAGCTGCTGGGAACAAGATCTGTCAATTCAAGCTGGTCCTGCTCGGGGAATCTGCAGTGGGCAAATCTAGCCTCGTCCTTCGCTTCGTCAAGGGACAGTTCCATGAGTACCAGGAGAGCACAATTGGAG CGGCCTTCCTCACACAGACGGTCTGTTTGGACGACACAACAGTCAAATTTGAGATCTGGGACACAGCTGGACAGGAGCGGTATCACAGCCTGGCCCCCATGTACTATCGGGGGGCCCAGGCTGCCATCGTGGTCTATGACATCACCAACACA GATACATTTGCACGGGCCAAGAACTGGGTGAAGGAGCTACAGAGGCAGGCCAGCCCCAACATCGTCATTGCACTCGCGGGGAACAAGGCAGACCTGGCCAGCAAGAGAGCCGTGGAATTCCAG GAAGCACAAGCCTATGCAGACGACAACAGTTTGCTGTTCATGGAGACATCCGCAAAGACTGCAATGAACGTGAATGAAATTTTCATGGCAATAG CTAAGAAACTTCCCAAGAATGAGCCCCAGAATGCAGCTGGTGCCCCGAGCCGGAACCGAGGGGTGGACCTCCAGGAGAACAGCCCAGCCAGCCGGAGCCAGTGCTGCAGCAACTGA
- the KAT2A gene encoding histone acetyltransferase KAT2A isoform X3, whose amino-acid sequence MAQASLACLGPRGRTEKSGSQKRRERSWKTTTPIMLRRSDACAPSAGCPCGPRARSAAPRSAAGEAMAEPSQASTPAPATQPRPLQSPAPAPPPTPAPSPASAPTPAPTPAPAPAPVAAPAGSTGTGGPGVGSGGTGSGGDPARPGLSQQQRASQRKAQVRGLPRAKKLEKLGVFSACKANETCKCNGWKNPKPPTAPRMDLQQPAANLSELCRSCEHPLADHVSHLENVSEDEINRLLGMVVDVENLFMSVHKEEDTDTKQVYFYLFKLLRKCILQMTRPVVEGSLGSPPFEKPNIEQGVLNFVQYKFSHLAPRERQTMFELSKMFLLCLNYWKLETPAQFRQRSQAEDVATYKVNYTRWLCYCHVPQSCDSLPRYETTHIFGRSLLRSIFTVTRRQLLEKFRVEKDKLVPEKRTLILTHFPKFLSMLEEEIYGANSPIWESGFTMPPSEGTQLVPRPATVSAAVVPSTPIFSPTMGGGSNSSLSLDSGGADPMPAGEKRKLPENLTLEDAKRLRVMGDIPMELVNEVMLTITDPAAMLGPETSLLSANAARDETARLEERRGIIEFHVIGNSLTPKANRRVLLWLVGLQNVFSHQLPRMPKEYIARLVFDPKHKTLALIKDGRVIGGICFRMFPTQGFTEIVFCAVTSNEQVKGYGTHLMNHLKEYHIKHNILYFLTYADEYAIGYFKKQGFSKDIKVPKSRYLGYIKDYEGATLMECELNPRIPYTELSHIIKKQKEGS is encoded by the exons ATGGCTCAGGCTTCACTTGCTTGTCTGGGGCCAAGAGGCAGGACAGAAAAGTCTGGAAGCCAGAAACGGAGGGAGCGGTCGTGGAAGACTACAACTCCCATCATGCTCCGGCGCAGCGACGCCTGCGCACCGAGCGCCGGTTGCCCATGCGGCCCTAGGGCTAGGAGCGCCGCGCCGCGCTCCGCTGCGGGGGAGGCCATGGCGGAACCTTCCCAGGCCTCGACCCCGGCTCCGGCCACGCAGCCCCGTCCCCTTCAgtctccagcccctgccccacctccgactcctgcccccagcccggCTTCAGCCCCGACTCCGGCTCCCACTCCGGCACCAGCCCCCGCGCCAGTTGCAGCCCCAGCCGGCAGCACAGGGACTGGGGGTCCCGGGGTAGGAAGTGGGGGGACCGGGAGCGGAGGGGATCCGGCTCGACCTGGCCTGAGCCAGCAGCAGCGCGCCAGCCAGAGGAAGGCGCAAGTCCGGGGGCTGCCGCGCGCCAAGAAGCTTGAGAAGCTAGGGGTCTTCTCGGCTTgcaag GCCAATGAAACCTGCAAGTGTAATGGCTGGAAAAACCCCAAGCCCCCCACTGCACCCCGCATGGACCTGCAGCAGCCAGCTGCCAACCTGAGCGAGCTGTGCCGCAGCTGTGAGCACCCCTTGG CTGACCACGTGTCCCACCTGGAGAATGTGTCAGAAGATGAGATTAACCGGCTGCTGGGTATGGTGGTAGACGTGGAGAACCTGTTCATGTCTGTTCACAAAGAGGAGGACACGGACACTAAGCAGGTCTATTTCTACCTCTTCAAG ctCCTGCGGAAATGCATCCTGCAGATGACCCGGCCAGTGGTGGAGGGCTCCCTGGGCAGTCCCCCATTTGAGAAGCCTAATATTGAGCAG GGTGTGCTGAACTTTGTGCAGTATAAGTTTAGTCACCTGGCTCCTCGGGAGCGGCAGACGATGTTTGAACTCTCAAAGATGTTCCTGCTCTGCCTTAACTACTGGAAGCTTGAGACTCCTGCCCAATTTCGGCAGCGGTCTCAGGCTGAGGATGTGGCTACTTACAAGGTCAATTATACCAG ATGGCTCTGCTACTGCCACGTACCCCAGAGCTGTGACAGCCTCCCCCGCTACGAGACCACTCACATCTTTGGACGAAGCCTTCTCCGCTCCATCTTCACTGTGACCCGGCGGCAGCTGCTAGAGAAGTTCCGGGTGGAGAAGGACAAGCTGGTGCCTGAGAAGAGGACCCTTATCCTCACCCACTTCCCAAA ATTCCTGTCCATGCTGGAGGAGGAGATATATGGGGCAAACTCTCCAATCTGGGAGTCCGGCTTCACCATGCCACCCTCAGAGGGGACCCAGCTGGTGCCCAGGCCGG CTACGGTCAGTGCAGCAGTTGTCCCCAGCACCCCCATCTTCAGTCCTACCATGGGTGGAGGCAGCAATAGCTCCTTGAGTCTGGACTCTGGAGGGGCTGACCCCATGCCAG CAGGTGAGAAGAGGAAGCTTCCGGAGAACCTGACCCTGGAGGATGCCAAGCGGCTCCGTGTAATGGGCGACATCCCTATGGAGCTGGTCAACGAGGTCATGCTCACCATCACTGACCCTGCTGCCATGCTGGGGCCCGAG ACGAGCCTGCTGTCAGCCAACGCAGCCCGGGACGAGACAGCTCGTCTGGAGGAGCGCCGAGGCATCATTGAGTTCCACGTCATCGGCAACTCGCTGACGCCCAAGGCCAACCGGCGGGTGTTGCTCTGGCTTGTGGGGCTGCAGAATGTCTTCTCCCACCAGCTGCCACGTATGCCTAAGGAGTACATCGCCCGCCTCGTCTTTGACCC GAAGCACAAGACTCTGGCCTTAATCAAGGATGGGCGGGTCATCGGTGGGATCTGCTTCCGCATGTTTCCCACTCAGGGCTTCACCGAGATTGTCTTCTGCGCTGTCACCTCAAATGAGCAAGTGAAG gGCTACGGGACTCATCTGATGAACCACTTGAAGGAGTATCACATCAAACACAACATTCTCTACTTCCTCACCTATGCCGACGAGTACGCCATTGGCTACTTCAAAAAGCAG GGCTTCTCCAAGGACATCAAGGTGCCCAAGAGCCGCTACCTGGGTTACATTAAGGACTATGAGGGCGCAACATTGATGGAGTGTGAGCTGAATCCCCGGATTCCCTACACGGAGCTGTCCCATATCATCAAAAAGCAgaaggag GGAAGTTAG
- the HSPB9 gene encoding heat shock protein beta-9 isoform X2, whose protein sequence is MQRVGSGLPSGSQVASRCPSVALAQQNQVATLPVRLLRDDVVTAQNNFHAENGFQMKVDACGFAPEELVVQVDGQCLMVTGQRQLEGCSPDGAGYRVAQRVHRQIQLPPDLDPTAVTCSMTPSGQLCVGGQCQGAAFPGSPKRPIPETPRPWL, encoded by the coding sequence ATGCAGCGGGTTGGTAGCGGTCTCCCCAGCGGGAGCCAGGTGGCATCCCGCTGTCCCAGCGTGGCCCTTGCCCAACAGAACCAGGTGGCCACACTGCCCGTACGGCTCCTGAGGGACGATGTGGTGACTGCGCAGAACAACTTCCATGCAGAGAATGGCTTCCAGATGAAGGTGGATGCCTGTGGCTTTGCCCCGGAGGAGCTGGTGGTGCAAGTGGACGGCCAATGTCTGATGGTGACCGGCCAGAGGCAACTGGAGGGCTGCAGCCCAGATGGGGCTGGCTACCGTGTGGCGCAGAGGGTGCATCGGCAGATCCAACTACCACCGGACCTGGATCCCACTGCCGTGACCTGCAGCATGACCCCCTCCGGCCAGCTGTGCGTCGGAGGCCAGTGCCAGGGCGCTGCCTTCCCAGGAAGCCCAAAAAGGCCCATCCCCGAGACTCCGAGGCCATGGCTCTAA